The Desulfonatronovibrio hydrogenovorans DSM 9292 genome includes a window with the following:
- the trpD gene encoding anthranilate phosphoribosyltransferase, with product MNIQKALNKICEKQHLDYEEGLDLFRAMFEGHLSQAQSGALLMGLRLKGETGDELGAAVQVALERARLVQGVKGVRIDTCGTGGDGRSSFNCSTAVAFFLADMGIKVVKHGNRAVSSSCGSADVVEALGLPLLDDPAKVEQELSRTNFAFLFAPHFHPSFAGIAPLRKELGIRSIFNLMGPLLNPARPTHQILGVPLESFMPIMAEVLKKNNVQSAAVVHGAEGFDELTPCGLNRVIFIRDKGLKGETIDPEALGFRLCRPRDMVCKDREEALVRQKEILRGTGPGAMQDMVALNLGLAIHLLDSKVSMPECMDQARVLVRAGLKNLRVC from the coding sequence ATGAATATTCAGAAAGCGCTTAATAAGATCTGCGAAAAACAGCACCTTGACTATGAAGAAGGTCTGGACCTGTTCCGGGCCATGTTTGAGGGTCATCTGTCCCAGGCTCAAAGCGGAGCTCTGCTGATGGGGCTCAGGCTCAAGGGCGAAACCGGGGATGAGCTGGGCGCTGCAGTTCAGGTGGCTTTGGAGCGGGCCAGGCTGGTTCAGGGAGTAAAGGGGGTGCGTATTGATACCTGCGGAACCGGGGGGGACGGCAGGAGCAGCTTTAACTGCTCCACTGCAGTAGCCTTTTTCCTGGCTGATATGGGAATCAAGGTGGTCAAGCATGGCAACCGGGCAGTATCCAGCTCATGCGGCAGCGCAGATGTGGTGGAGGCCCTGGGCCTTCCCCTGCTTGATGATCCAGCCAAGGTGGAGCAGGAACTGTCCAGGACAAATTTTGCTTTTTTGTTTGCGCCCCATTTTCATCCCAGCTTTGCCGGTATTGCACCCTTAAGAAAGGAGCTGGGTATAAGAAGCATCTTCAACCTTATGGGGCCCCTGCTTAATCCGGCCAGACCCACCCATCAGATCCTGGGGGTTCCCTTGGAATCTTTCATGCCCATCATGGCTGAGGTCCTTAAGAAAAACAATGTTCAGTCAGCAGCTGTGGTCCATGGGGCTGAGGGATTTGATGAACTCACCCCGTGCGGGCTGAACAGGGTGATATTTATCCGGGATAAAGGCCTAAAAGGGGAGACAATTGATCCTGAGGCCCTGGGCTTCAGGCTGTGCCGCCCCCGAGATATGGTCTGCAAAGACAGGGAGGAAGCCCTTGTCCGGCAAAAGGAGATCTTAAGGGGAACAGGTCCTGGGGCCATGCAGGATATGGTGGCCCTGAACCTGGGTCTGGCCATTCATCTTCTTGATTCTAAAGTGAGCATGCCGGAGTGTATGGATCAGGCCAGGGTCCTGGTCAGGGCCGGACTCAAAAACCTCAGGGTCTGCTGA
- a CDS encoding indole-3-glycerol-phosphate synthase yields MKNQMLNKFMAAKETEIKFLEKLKIRNGLPDIFKGERPDLIKELKKSGPVIIAEYKKASPSRGVINSKISARDAAAMFFQNQAGAVSVLTEEKYFQGSLDYIDPFVRTGLPVLRKDFIFHPLQIRQTAATRASALLLIVRVIQSPLELKALTELSLELGLEPVVEVFNRKELDLAVEAGARVILVNNRDLDRLEVDLNVSRNLVQDKSPDQAWICASGLEHKDQIAEFAGLGFDAFLIGTSIMAADDPGAKLRDLTS; encoded by the coding sequence ATGAAAAATCAAATGCTGAACAAATTCATGGCTGCCAAAGAGACAGAAATCAAGTTTTTGGAGAAACTCAAGATCCGGAACGGGCTGCCTGATATCTTCAAGGGTGAGCGGCCTGATCTGATCAAGGAGCTTAAAAAGTCGGGGCCGGTCATAATCGCAGAATATAAAAAGGCTTCTCCTTCCAGAGGGGTGATCAACTCAAAGATATCAGCCAGAGATGCCGCAGCCATGTTTTTCCAAAACCAGGCCGGTGCTGTTTCAGTCCTGACCGAGGAAAAATATTTTCAGGGCAGTCTGGACTATATTGACCCCTTTGTCAGGACCGGTCTGCCGGTGCTGCGTAAGGACTTTATCTTCCACCCTCTGCAGATAAGGCAAACTGCGGCTACCAGGGCTTCGGCCCTGCTGCTCATTGTCCGGGTGATCCAAAGTCCTTTGGAGTTGAAGGCCCTGACAGAACTCAGTCTTGAGCTGGGTCTGGAGCCGGTGGTGGAGGTCTTTAACAGGAAGGAACTGGATCTGGCAGTGGAAGCCGGAGCCAGAGTCATCCTGGTCAACAACCGGGATCTGGACAGGCTGGAGGTGGATCTGAACGTATCCAGAAATCTTGTCCAGGATAAGTCACCCGACCAGGCCTGGATCTGTGCCAGTGGGCTGGAGCATAAAGACCAGATCGCCGAGTTTGCAGGCCTGGGCTTTGACGCGTTTCTCATCGGCACCAGTATCATGGCAGCGGATGATCCTGGTGCAAAACTTAGGGATCTGACCTCATGA
- a CDS encoding phosphoribosylanthranilate isomerase, whose amino-acid sequence MTGLLIKVCGLTRADDLEFCQNTGVDLTGFIFHGPSPRFMEPEQVGLMEKKNELRVGVFVDQGVDEILKTIDLARLDLVQLHGNQDINFCRAIGPDRVIRTFWPEGFTDLQDFQEELEGFSQACRYFLFDAGRSLGGHGRSISCPWLERVTSPRLYFLAGGLGPDNVGNVLELGLTGLDLNSGVESSPGIKDPEKIRQVLKLVR is encoded by the coding sequence ATGACCGGGCTGCTGATCAAGGTCTGCGGCCTGACCCGGGCTGATGACCTTGAGTTCTGCCAGAACACGGGAGTTGACCTGACAGGGTTTATTTTTCATGGTCCCAGCCCCAGGTTTATGGAACCGGAGCAGGTCGGTTTAATGGAAAAGAAAAATGAACTAAGGGTGGGAGTTTTTGTTGACCAGGGAGTGGATGAGATCTTGAAAACCATTGACCTGGCCCGGCTGGATCTGGTCCAGCTCCATGGAAACCAGGACATTAATTTTTGCCGGGCCATCGGGCCTGACCGGGTCATCAGGACCTTCTGGCCGGAGGGCTTTACAGATCTTCAGGATTTCCAGGAAGAGCTTGAAGGTTTCAGCCAGGCATGCAGGTATTTTCTTTTTGATGCCGGCAGGAGCCTGGGCGGGCATGGCCGGTCCATATCCTGCCCATGGCTGGAAAGGGTCACAAGCCCCAGGCTGTATTTTCTGGCCGGAGGCCTGGGGCCGGACAATGTCGGGAATGTACTGGAGCTTGGCCTGACCGGACTAGATCTTAACTCCGGGGTTGAGTCCAGTCCGGGAATAAAGGACCCGGAAAAAATCAGGCAGGTATTGAAACTGGTCAGGTAA
- the trpB gene encoding tryptophan synthase subunit beta, producing the protein MRKGYFGNFGGQFVPELLVPPLAELERAMQDIMDQQEFKKDLEQVFAEFVGRPTPISRCANLSRDLGFDLWLKREDLAHTGAHKINNTVGQALLARHMGKACLLAETGAGQHGVATATAAAALGLKCIVFMGAVDVKRQSHNVRRMELLGARVEAVESGTRTLKDAINAALRYWIAHQQDTHYCLGSAVGPHPFPLLVRKLQSVIGEEAREQFTRQTGKLPDIVVACVGGGSNAIGVFHPFTGDKGVRLVGVEAGGQGTPDCHHSATLSKGSYGVLHGTHTYLLQTSDGQIMPSHSVAPGLDYPGVGPEHAYLKDSGRAEYQVIYDDQALEAFYLLCRREGIIPALESSHALAWVLVNKDGIKPGSVVLVNLSGRGDKDLDIVREVESQKH; encoded by the coding sequence ATGAGAAAAGGATATTTCGGTAATTTCGGAGGACAGTTTGTGCCGGAGCTTCTGGTGCCGCCCCTGGCCGAACTGGAAAGGGCCATGCAGGATATCATGGACCAGCAGGAGTTTAAAAAGGACCTGGAGCAGGTCTTTGCCGAGTTTGTGGGGCGGCCGACGCCTATCTCCAGGTGCGCCAACCTGTCCCGGGACCTGGGCTTTGATCTGTGGCTCAAAAGAGAAGATCTGGCCCATACCGGGGCTCATAAGATCAATAATACCGTGGGCCAGGCTCTGCTGGCCAGGCACATGGGCAAGGCCTGTCTGCTGGCTGAAACCGGGGCCGGGCAGCATGGCGTAGCCACAGCTACTGCAGCAGCCGCCCTGGGGCTGAAGTGCATCGTATTCATGGGTGCGGTGGATGTTAAACGCCAGAGCCACAATGTCCGGCGCATGGAACTTCTGGGAGCCAGGGTAGAGGCGGTGGAGAGCGGGACCAGGACCCTTAAGGACGCCATTAACGCAGCCCTGAGGTACTGGATTGCCCATCAGCAGGACACCCACTACTGCCTTGGTTCCGCTGTGGGGCCCCATCCTTTCCCTTTGCTGGTCAGGAAGCTGCAGTCCGTTATTGGTGAAGAGGCCAGAGAGCAATTCACCCGGCAGACCGGAAAACTGCCGGACATTGTTGTGGCTTGCGTGGGCGGCGGGTCCAACGCCATAGGGGTTTTTCATCCTTTTACCGGGGACAAGGGAGTACGCCTGGTAGGAGTGGAGGCTGGAGGCCAGGGCACTCCAGATTGTCACCACTCAGCTACCCTGTCCAAGGGAAGCTACGGCGTACTGCACGGGACCCATACTTATCTGCTCCAGACCAGTGACGGCCAGATCATGCCCTCCCATTCGGTTGCGCCGGGCCTGGATTACCCCGGGGTCGGTCCTGAACACGCCTATTTAAAAGACAGTGGCCGGGCCGAATACCAAGTGATTTACGATGATCAGGCCCTGGAGGCATTTTACCTGCTGTGCCGCAGAGAAGGCATTATTCCGGCCCTGGAAAGCTCCCATGCCCTGGCCTGGGTGCTGGTCAATAAAGACGGGATCAAGCCTGGGAGCGTAGTCCTGGTCAACCTGTCCGGCCGCGGGGACAAGGACCTGGATATTGTCCGGGAAGTTGAGAGTCAGAAACATTAG
- the trpA gene encoding tryptophan synthase subunit alpha, producing the protein MKTDNILTLKIQQALNQGRSALIPFVPAGFPDKDTFRETIMELDRSGADIIEIGVPFSDPVADGPVVEKASIRCLEQGVNLTWIIEKLKSYRTRIKAGIVLMGYFNPFLQYGLERLASEADLAGVNGLIIPDLIFEEAEPYLDTFEQGNLSLVPLVGLNTPRERMQKYAGLNPAFVYLVSVLGITGTRLDADGLLKNKLAEVREVFACPAALGFGLSSREQLKPLAGQVDAVVFGSALIRHLEEGKKAGEFMAAWV; encoded by the coding sequence ATGAAAACCGACAATATACTGACCTTGAAGATTCAGCAGGCCCTAAACCAGGGCCGGAGCGCTCTGATTCCCTTTGTGCCGGCAGGATTTCCTGACAAGGATACCTTCCGGGAGACTATCATGGAACTGGACAGATCTGGAGCGGACATCATCGAGATCGGGGTCCCTTTTTCTGATCCTGTGGCTGACGGTCCTGTTGTGGAAAAAGCCTCCATCAGGTGCCTGGAGCAGGGTGTGAATCTGACCTGGATCATTGAAAAGCTGAAGTCATACCGGACAAGGATAAAGGCCGGCATTGTGCTCATGGGCTACTTTAATCCTTTTCTGCAGTACGGGCTGGAGAGGCTGGCCTCAGAAGCGGATCTGGCTGGAGTAAACGGGCTGATCATTCCGGACCTGATCTTTGAAGAGGCAGAGCCTTACCTGGATACATTTGAGCAAGGCAACCTGTCCCTGGTGCCTTTGGTGGGGTTGAATACGCCCAGGGAACGCATGCAGAAATATGCCGGACTGAATCCGGCCTTTGTTTATCTGGTCTCGGTTCTGGGAATTACCGGGACCAGGCTGGATGCTGATGGGCTGTTGAAGAACAAGCTGGCAGAGGTCAGGGAAGTGTTTGCCTGCCCTGCAGCCCTGGGCTTTGGTCTAAGTTCAAGGGAGCAGCTGAAGCCTCTGGCCGGCCAGGTGGACGCAGTAGTCTTTGGCAGCGCGTTGATAAGGCACCTGGAAGAGGGAAAAAAGGCCGGAGAATTTATGGCGGCCTGGGTTTAG
- a CDS encoding DUF1622 domain-containing protein: MFQLSDGLFKTSMYYAAMSLEILGVTVICAGVVATTGLFLYRAWIYRDMNRFYGKYRKGMGKAILLGLELLVAGDIIMTTTHGFELHHLTVLGILVLIRTFLSFSLEIEINGHLPWKRPPEAEKD, encoded by the coding sequence ATGTTCCAACTGAGCGACGGCCTGTTCAAGACCAGCATGTACTATGCTGCCATGTCCCTGGAGATCCTTGGGGTGACCGTCATCTGCGCTGGAGTAGTGGCCACCACCGGGCTTTTTCTTTACAGGGCCTGGATTTACAGGGACATGAACCGGTTTTACGGAAAATACCGCAAGGGTATGGGCAAGGCCATCCTCCTGGGTCTTGAACTCCTGGTGGCCGGAGATATTATAATGACCACCACCCACGGCTTTGAACTGCACCACCTGACTGTGCTGGGTATTCTGGTTTTGATCCGGACTTTTCTCAGCTTTTCCCTGGAGATTGAAATCAACGGCCATCTGCCCTGGAAAAGACCGCCTGAGGCTGAGAAAGACTGA
- a CDS encoding YihY/virulence factor BrkB family protein, giving the protein MFRKIIEFLQTTIWRIDISNLSGFRAFLVHHLRVILVAVREFAKDDCMRRASALTYYTLLSIVPVLAMAFGIAKGFGLEDALNRQIEYYLGSHEEILEQVIGFSYSLLEETRGGLIAGIGFLFLLWSVLKVLTNIEYSFNAIWGVNQGRGWVKKITEYMSIMLIAPVVVVLSGSMTLYISTELSQIVSESRWLSFMSFVADLAPRVLPYMLIWMLFTFLLMAMPNTRVRLKPALAAGIISGTLFQLMQWAYISLQVGAVKYNAVYGSFAALPMFLIWLQLSWMIVLLGAELSFAYENVKRYIFASEIKKISLRYKQKISLLVLHQVITRFMNHGEATSLEEICQSLGLPPRLVNQVTRELLAAGLMVEISSQHDADPLYQPGLDINTITLGLALKKMDQSGTTDIPVADTKAWEKISETLDGFQELVEKSPGNILLKDL; this is encoded by the coding sequence ATGTTCAGAAAAATTATTGAATTTTTGCAGACAACCATCTGGCGCATAGACATCAGCAATCTGTCCGGCTTCAGGGCTTTTCTGGTCCACCATCTGCGGGTGATCCTGGTGGCTGTCCGGGAATTTGCCAAGGACGACTGCATGCGCAGGGCCTCTGCCCTGACCTATTACACCCTCTTGTCCATTGTTCCGGTCCTGGCCATGGCCTTTGGAATTGCCAAAGGCTTTGGCCTGGAAGATGCCTTAAACAGACAGATCGAATATTACCTGGGCTCACATGAGGAAATACTGGAACAGGTCATAGGGTTTTCCTATTCCCTGCTGGAAGAAACAAGGGGCGGCCTCATAGCGGGCATCGGCTTCTTATTTCTGCTATGGTCCGTCCTTAAAGTCCTGACCAATATCGAATACTCATTCAACGCCATCTGGGGGGTGAACCAGGGACGGGGCTGGGTAAAAAAAATCACCGAGTACATGTCCATCATGCTTATTGCACCCGTGGTCGTAGTCCTGTCCGGCAGCATGACCCTGTATATATCCACGGAACTCAGCCAAATCGTTTCAGAATCCAGGTGGCTGAGCTTCATGTCTTTTGTGGCTGACCTGGCACCCAGGGTCCTGCCCTACATGTTGATCTGGATGCTTTTCACTTTTTTGCTCATGGCCATGCCCAACACCAGAGTCAGGCTGAAACCGGCCCTTGCCGCCGGAATCATTTCCGGAACCCTTTTTCAGCTCATGCAGTGGGCCTACATCTCCCTGCAGGTGGGAGCGGTCAAATACAACGCTGTCTATGGAAGCTTTGCAGCCCTGCCCATGTTTCTCATCTGGCTCCAGCTCAGCTGGATGATCGTGCTTCTGGGAGCTGAACTCTCATTTGCATATGAAAACGTAAAACGCTATATTTTTGCCTCGGAAATCAAAAAAATAAGCTTGAGGTACAAGCAAAAGATTTCCCTGCTGGTCCTGCACCAGGTCATAACCAGATTTATGAACCATGGGGAGGCCACATCCCTGGAGGAAATTTGCCAAAGTCTGGGTCTTCCCCCCAGACTGGTGAATCAGGTCACCCGAGAACTGCTGGCAGCCGGACTCATGGTGGAAATTTCCAGTCAGCATGATGCAGACCCATTGTACCAGCCCGGGCTGGACATCAACACCATTACTCTGGGCCTGGCCCTCAAGAAAATGGACCAGAGCGGGACCACTGACATTCCCGTGGCTGACACCAAGGCCTGGGAAAAAATATCGGAAACCCTGGATGGATTCCAGGAACTGGTTGAAAAATCACCAGGAAATATCCTGCTCAAGGACCTGTAG
- a CDS encoding UvrD-helicase domain-containing protein — MANHTPNDYLQREQALDPARSFIVQAPAGSGKTELLTQRFLRLLSRVNDPEEILAITFTRKAAAEMRNRVVNSLIRAGSEPEPSQPHAAKTWQLAAGALSRDQKMGWNILDNPARLKIRTIDSFCLHLAGRMPLFSGAGTDLKVAEKPETLYEEAARNTLLELKKDSPWHESLSRVLLHLDNDWNKTRELIITMLKLREHWLRLLSPISSDQDLRTLLEGHLKLEIQRRLEQAKRLLAARLSPELQSGLLECARYAASNLIQEMPDSPIIALADMDCLPQGHLRDLGKWLGLQELLTTRSSRTWRRTVNKNTGFPSGASFKDASLKKRAAQNKEMICSILETLSQDPGLEQSIAWLSDLPETGYSDQTWLTVSALLRVLKMAAAQLHLVMHQNGTVDYPEVSRAALNALGHADAPSELLLRLDFQVKHVLFDEFQDTSITQHQMLTMLTSGWTRDDGRTLFAVGDPMQSIYAFRDADVGVFLNTRQNSIGEILLEPIQLKVNFRSSPAVVEWVNQVFPAVFQDLEDHVRGSVTYSAMSAAKDDGGLVQVHPFVDPRTGDEAAKVLEIIRQTSKAHPDEDIAVLVRTRNHLQEIVRELRQRRIPFQAVEIESLGDKRIVADLLALTRALLRPNDRLSWLAVLRAPWAGLDLKDLSRLSQPHDQTAILERIIRLDEVRKLSPDGLDRLDRVRKVLIPAWENRLRKPLSTLVQGIWHALGGPACIRTDQELENAESFFNHLEWFQENYTIEDLSALENSLQGLYSLPDPQAGDRLKVMTIHKAKGLEFDTVIIPGLEKTTGSSGKLLLQFMEVAGQNDGDLPRLFLAPIAAPGGEHLPTYRFIEGLKKDRDQNETGRLMYVAATRAVKRLHLLGSVATGSSARAKTAIRTPPKSSMLWTMWDSLQDLFQNELPSRTGEEALPGTDSPAKHNRLTRLASSWVMPEVPGFGYPHAQPVRLDNPEEPVTYHWAGDTARHIGTAVHNLLRIISEQGLDAWPLKGIEAQMTFIERLLLDLGVSNQDLELASGKVLQAVKNTLTHPLGRWILDSHNHARSEYDISAFIDGQNTRVILDRTFIDQDDVRWIIDFKTSIHEGGGLDEFLDREMDRYRPQILKYMRIMKVMDHRPVRAGLFFPLLTSWREIRE, encoded by the coding sequence ATGGCAAATCATACCCCGAATGACTACCTTCAGCGTGAACAGGCCCTTGATCCGGCAAGATCCTTTATTGTCCAGGCCCCGGCCGGTTCAGGCAAGACCGAACTCCTTACTCAGAGATTTTTGCGGCTATTGTCCCGGGTAAATGATCCTGAAGAAATCCTGGCCATCACCTTCACCAGAAAAGCTGCAGCTGAAATGCGCAACCGGGTCGTCAACTCCCTGATTCGAGCCGGATCAGAACCTGAGCCTTCCCAGCCCCATGCAGCAAAGACATGGCAGCTTGCAGCCGGTGCCCTTTCCAGGGATCAAAAAATGGGCTGGAATATCCTGGATAATCCAGCCCGCCTCAAGATCAGGACCATAGACTCCTTTTGCCTCCATCTGGCAGGCAGGATGCCTCTTTTTTCTGGCGCAGGCACTGACCTCAAAGTGGCTGAAAAACCTGAAACGCTTTATGAAGAAGCAGCCAGGAACACCCTACTTGAGCTGAAAAAGGACTCTCCCTGGCACGAATCCCTTTCCCGGGTCCTGCTCCACCTGGATAATGACTGGAACAAGACCAGGGAACTGATCATTACCATGCTGAAACTCAGGGAGCACTGGCTCAGGCTTCTCAGCCCCATCTCCTCTGATCAGGACCTGAGAACACTTCTGGAAGGACACTTAAAGCTTGAGATCCAGCGCAGGCTGGAACAGGCAAAGAGACTTCTGGCAGCCCGCCTGAGCCCGGAGCTGCAGTCCGGGCTTCTTGAATGCGCCCGCTATGCAGCTTCCAATCTGATCCAGGAAATGCCGGATTCTCCAATCATTGCCCTGGCCGATATGGATTGCCTCCCCCAGGGCCACCTGAGGGATCTGGGCAAGTGGCTGGGACTGCAGGAACTGCTGACCACCCGCTCCAGCCGGACCTGGCGGAGAACGGTTAACAAAAACACCGGCTTTCCATCTGGCGCCAGCTTTAAGGATGCCTCCCTGAAAAAAAGGGCTGCCCAAAATAAAGAAATGATATGTTCCATTTTGGAAACCCTCAGCCAGGACCCCGGGCTGGAACAGTCCATTGCCTGGCTGTCTGACCTGCCTGAAACCGGATATTCAGATCAGACCTGGCTGACTGTTTCGGCCCTGCTGAGAGTCCTGAAAATGGCAGCAGCCCAGCTTCATCTGGTCATGCACCAAAATGGAACCGTTGATTATCCAGAAGTTTCCAGGGCAGCCCTCAATGCCCTGGGCCATGCCGATGCCCCCTCTGAGCTGCTTCTGCGCCTGGACTTTCAGGTTAAGCATGTTTTGTTTGATGAATTCCAGGACACCAGCATAACCCAGCACCAGATGCTGACCATGCTCACCTCCGGCTGGACCAGGGATGATGGCCGAACCCTGTTTGCTGTTGGAGATCCCATGCAGTCCATTTACGCCTTCAGGGATGCCGATGTGGGTGTTTTTCTCAACACCAGACAAAACAGCATCGGCGAAATCTTACTGGAACCGATCCAGCTGAAGGTAAATTTCCGGTCATCTCCAGCAGTGGTGGAATGGGTCAACCAGGTCTTTCCCGCTGTTTTCCAGGATCTGGAGGATCATGTCAGAGGATCTGTGACATACTCTGCCATGTCTGCAGCCAAGGACGATGGCGGACTGGTCCAGGTACACCCCTTTGTGGACCCCCGGACTGGAGACGAAGCCGCAAAAGTCCTGGAAATCATCAGACAAACCAGCAAGGCCCATCCAGACGAAGACATCGCTGTCCTGGTCAGGACCAGGAACCATCTCCAGGAAATCGTCCGGGAACTTCGCCAAAGAAGGATACCCTTCCAGGCAGTGGAAATAGAATCCCTTGGAGACAAAAGGATCGTGGCTGACCTGCTGGCCCTGACCAGAGCCCTTTTAAGACCCAACGACAGATTATCCTGGCTGGCTGTATTAAGAGCCCCCTGGGCCGGGCTGGATCTCAAGGACCTGTCCAGACTTTCACAGCCGCATGACCAGACGGCCATCCTGGAAAGGATCATCCGTCTGGATGAAGTCAGGAAGTTGAGCCCGGATGGACTGGACCGGCTGGACAGGGTCAGAAAGGTACTCATTCCTGCCTGGGAAAACCGGCTGCGAAAACCTCTATCCACCCTTGTCCAGGGAATCTGGCACGCTCTGGGAGGACCGGCCTGCATCAGAACCGACCAGGAACTGGAAAACGCTGAATCGTTTTTTAATCACCTTGAATGGTTCCAGGAAAATTATACCATCGAAGACCTGTCTGCCCTTGAAAATTCCCTGCAGGGCCTTTACTCCCTGCCTGATCCGCAGGCAGGGGACCGGCTCAAAGTCATGACCATTCATAAGGCCAAAGGTCTGGAATTTGATACAGTAATCATCCCGGGGCTGGAAAAGACCACTGGCAGTTCGGGCAAGCTGCTCCTGCAGTTCATGGAGGTTGCCGGACAGAATGATGGAGATCTGCCAAGACTTTTTCTGGCTCCCATTGCTGCCCCGGGTGGAGAGCACCTCCCCACCTACAGATTCATCGAAGGCCTGAAAAAAGACCGGGACCAGAACGAGACCGGACGCCTCATGTACGTAGCCGCAACCAGGGCAGTAAAAAGACTGCACCTGCTGGGATCGGTTGCAACAGGGAGCTCTGCCCGGGCCAAAACAGCCATTCGGACCCCGCCAAAAAGCTCCATGCTGTGGACCATGTGGGACAGTCTGCAGGACCTGTTTCAGAATGAACTGCCATCCAGGACCGGGGAGGAAGCTTTGCCCGGAACAGACAGTCCTGCCAAACACAACAGGCTGACCAGACTGGCTTCCAGCTGGGTCATGCCGGAAGTGCCGGGATTTGGATATCCTCATGCCCAGCCGGTCCGCCTTGACAACCCTGAGGAGCCTGTGACCTACCATTGGGCCGGGGATACTGCCAGACACATAGGAACTGCTGTCCATAACCTGCTGAGAATCATATCAGAACAGGGACTGGATGCCTGGCCCCTTAAAGGGATTGAAGCCCAAATGACCTTTATTGAGAGGCTTCTTTTGGATCTGGGAGTCAGCAATCAGGACCTGGAGCTGGCATCAGGCAAGGTATTGCAGGCTGTGAAAAACACCCTCACCCACCCCCTGGGCCGGTGGATACTGGACAGCCATAACCATGCCCGATCTGAATACGATATAAGTGCCTTCATTGACGGACAAAATACCAGAGTAATCCTGGACCGTACTTTTATCGATCAGGATGATGTCCGATGGATCATTGACTTCAAGACCAGCATCCACGAAGGTGGAGGCCTGGATGAATTTCTGGACCGGGAGATGGATAGATACCGGCCCCAGATCTTGAAGTACATGCGGATCATGAAGGTGATGGATCACAGACCGGTCAGGGCGGGACTGTTTTTTCCTCTGCTGACATCATGGCGTGAAATCAGGGAATAA
- the bioA gene encoding adenosylmethionine--8-amino-7-oxononanoate transaminase yields the protein MSWSELLDYDRENIWHPYTSLTEPLPVYPVDSARGVRIKLANGRELVDGMSSWWAAIHGYNHPVMNRAVKRQLDKTSHVMFGGLTHKPAVNLAMKLEKLLPKGLTKFFFSDSGSVSVEVALKMALQYWRSRSRPEKIRFMSLEKGYHGDTFGAMSVCDPVTGMHTLFSGFLPSSIFVPSPESSFGEKCLNRDLEKIDQALKTHGPETAAFILEPVVQGAGGMRIYSPDYLKRVRELCHEHEVLLVADEIATGFGRTGKMFACEYAEISPDVMCLGKALTGGYMSLAATVCTEDIARTICSGSPGVFMHGPTFMGNPLACSAALASLGLLLDMNWKDRVDSIEAQLKKELYPLKNFPGVRDVRVLGAIGVVETTRKVDVRAAQELFVEMGVWIRPFLNLIYIMPPYIIEPQDLSLLTRAMKEALHSINP from the coding sequence ATGTCTTGGAGTGAACTTCTGGATTATGACCGTGAGAATATCTGGCATCCGTATACATCCCTTACTGAACCGCTGCCTGTATATCCGGTGGATTCGGCCAGAGGAGTGCGCATCAAACTTGCCAATGGAAGGGAACTGGTGGACGGCATGTCTTCATGGTGGGCGGCCATCCACGGCTATAACCATCCTGTCATGAACAGGGCTGTCAAACGCCAGCTGGACAAGACTTCCCACGTCATGTTCGGCGGGCTGACCCACAAACCAGCGGTCAACCTGGCCATGAAACTTGAAAAGCTGCTTCCAAAAGGGCTGACCAAGTTCTTTTTTTCTGATTCAGGATCGGTTTCAGTGGAAGTGGCCCTGAAAATGGCTCTACAATACTGGAGGTCAAGGTCCAGGCCGGAAAAGATACGCTTCATGAGTCTGGAAAAGGGTTATCACGGGGATACCTTTGGAGCCATGTCGGTCTGCGACCCTGTAACTGGAATGCATACTCTTTTTTCCGGATTTCTGCCCAGCAGTATTTTTGTTCCATCCCCAGAGTCCAGCTTTGGTGAAAAGTGTCTGAACAGGGATCTGGAAAAAATCGACCAGGCCTTAAAGACCCACGGGCCAGAGACTGCCGCCTTTATTCTGGAGCCAGTGGTTCAGGGTGCCGGAGGCATGCGTATCTATTCCCCGGACTATCTGAAAAGGGTCAGGGAGCTTTGCCATGAACACGAGGTGCTGCTGGTGGCCGACGAGATAGCCACTGGTTTTGGCCGCACAGGCAAAATGTTTGCCTGTGAATATGCAGAGATAAGCCCGGACGTGATGTGCCTGGGCAAGGCCTTGACCGGAGGCTACATGAGCCTTGCCGCAACGGTCTGTACTGAAGACATTGCCAGGACCATCTGTTCTGGTTCTCCCGGGGTTTTCATGCATGGACCGACTTTTATGGGCAATCCCCTGGCCTGCTCAGCTGCCCTGGCAAGTCTGGGGCTGCTGCTGGACATGAACTGGAAGGACCGGGTTGATTCCATCGAGGCTCAGCTGAAGAAGGAACTTTATCCGTTGAAAAACTTTCCAGGAGTCCGGGATGTTAGGGTTCTGGGAGCCATTGGGGTGGTTGAGACAACCAGAAAAGTAGATGTGCGCGCTGCCCAGGAGCTGTTTGTGGAAATGGGGGTGTGGATTAGGCCATTTCTGAACCTGATTTATATAATGCCGCCATATATTATTGAGCCCCAGGATCTCAGTCTGCTGACCAGAGCCATGAAAGAGGCTCTCCATTCTATTAATCCTTGA